The proteins below come from a single Vitis vinifera cultivar Pinot Noir 40024 chromosome 9, ASM3070453v1 genomic window:
- the LOC100268125 gene encoding cytochrome P450 81Q32-like, with protein sequence MEAIYLCLPFFLALYLFTRHWLQKLKNLPPSPFLTFPIIGHLYLLKKPLHRTLADLSARYGPIVFLRLGSRQTLLVSSPSAAEECLSKNDVVFANRPQLLAGKYIGYNYTSMAWANYGDHWRNLRRISALEILSTSRIQMLSGIRSDEVRSLLLRLLENGTETVDMKTTFFEVTMNVMMRMIAGKRYYGGNVVEVEETAKFQEIIEDTFRLGDTTNIGDYLPVLRWLGVKGKEKGLRELQRKRDRFMQGLIEEHRTRMAKESYSSSSCRAGEKKKTMIEVLLSLQEKEAEYYTDEIIRGLMLALLGAGIDTTSATLEWAMSLLLNNPEVLKKAQMEMDNQLGPNHLIEESDLSQLPYLHCIIRETQRMYPAGPIVPHESSKECMVGGYHIPRGTMLLVNIWGIQNDPEVWKEPRKFLPERFEVGLEGEGHGLRLMPFGSGRRGCPGEGLAIRMVGLVLGSLIQCFDWKRVGEGKVDMSEGIGLTLPRAQPLLAKCRPRPALINLLSQI encoded by the exons ATGGAAGCAATCTACTTGTGCTTGCCTTTTTTCTTGGCTTTGTATTTATTCACTAGACACTGGCTTCAAAAGCTCAAAAATCTTCCACCATCTCCATTTCTCACTTTCCCCATAATTGGCCATCTCTACCTCTTAAAGAAGCCATTGCACCGAACGTTGGCTGATCTTTCCGCCCGCTACGGCCCCATAGTCTTCCTCCGTCTCGGCTCACGCCAGACCCTCCTTGTTTCTTCACCTTCTGCTGCTGAGGAATGCCTGTCCAAGAACGATGTCGTTTTCGCCAACCGCCCTCAACTGCTGGCCGGGAAATACATCGGCTACAACTACACCAGCATGGCCTGGGCTAACTACGGCGACCACTGGCGAAACCTCCGCCGAATCTCTGCCCTTGAAATTCTTTCCACCAGCCGTATCCAAATGCTCTCCGGCATCCGTTCGGATGAAGTCCGGTCCCTACTTCTCCGACTTTTGGAGAATGGGACGGAGACGGTGGACATGAAGACGACCTTTTTTGAGGTGACGATGAACGTGATGATGAGGATGATCGCCGGGAAGAGGTACTATGGCGGGAAcgtggtggaggtggaggaaACGGCTAAGTTTCAGGAGATAATAGAGGATACATTTCGGTTGGGAGATACAACGAATATCGGAGATTATTTGCCGGTGTTGAGGTGGTTGGGGGTGAAGGGGAAGGAGAAGGGGTTGAGGGAGTTGCAGAGGAAGAGAGATAGGTTCATGCAGGGTTTGATAGAAGAGCATAGAACAAGAATGGCGAAAGAGtcatattcttcttcatcttgtAGAGCCGGAGAAAAGAAGAAGACGATGATCGAAGTTCTGCTATCCTTGCAGGAGAAGGAAGCTGAGTACTACACAGACGAGATCATCAGAGGCCTCATGCTG GCTCTCTTAGGAGCTGGAATCGACACCACCTCTGCAACTCTGGAATGGGCAATGTCACTTTTGCTGAACAACCCAGAAGTCCTAAAGAAGGCCCAAATGGAGATGGACAATCAGCTGGGACCCAACCATCTCATTGAAGAATCGGATCTAAGCCAACTCCCTTACCTTCATTGCATCATAAGGGAGACACAGCGCATGTACCCAGCAGGGCCAATAGTTCCTCACGAGTCATCAAAGGAGTGCATGGTAGGGGGCTATCACATACCTCGTGGCACAATGTTACTTGTCAACATATGGGGCATACAAAATGACCCTGAAGTTTGGAAGGAGCCGAGAAAATTCTTACCAGAGAGGTTTGAAGTAGGGCTAGAAGGAGAAGGACATGGGTTGAGGTTGATGCCATTTGGTTCAGGCAGGAGGGGGTGCCCTGGGGAGGGCTTAGCCATTCGAATGGTTGGGTTGGTGTTGGGGTCATTGATTCAGTGCTTTGATTGGAAGAGGGTTGGTGAAGGAAAGGTGGACATGAGTGAAGGGATTGGACTCACTTTGCCTAGGGCTCAGCCTTTGTTGGCTAAGTGTAGGCCTCGCCCGGCCTTGATCAACCTTCTTTCACAAATCTGA